The genomic window cagaaaacaaactttaatcatgtttatcttttttttttaaactctttttctAGATTAACAGTGAGCATCTGGCTTTGTCTTTGAAGTAAGATCTCTACTTCTATAGGTGTATTTTCTCTCATAATATGCCAATAGTTCAGGGCAAATTCTTGAAAGATGACTTATTTTTGCATTCTTCCTTAAGACAATTAATGCTGGATTTTCAGAATTGTTCATCCTCCTACTGTTCTGAACCCAGATGCATAAAACTGAATAACTCCAATTTTTATCCTTCTGCTTTCCTACTTCTCTTGGGGATAGTTTGTTGCAGACATAAATGACAtccagaaaaagaggaaaaatatgaaaactgatGAGACTTTGGCTCTGCTGAACCCTAGTCACAAACAGGACAACTTTCACTGAAAGTCCATAGTTTCAAAAATATACTAAtagcaggttttattttgaatgttttaaaatttgtaacaTATCCACGAATACGAAGACTTTTTCACCAGGTTGCATAAAGGCAAATTCTAGCTATCTAGGACAGTCAGCTCAGAGACAGGAATGCTATGTAATACTTGGGCATCAGAGAAGCAATTACCTGCTTGTTACCTGACTTCAAGTTGAAGAAGTAAAATTCATATTCAAAACATTCTTTAGGGAAAGGAGAAATTGGCTTCTCCCATGTGGCCAGGAGATCATTTTGCTCTAAGAATACAGTGACATTTCTGGGAACATTCACCTTcgctacaaaaagaaaactgtactGGTAAGTTATTTATAGAGCAAAGTTTAAATACTAACAATTGGAGCACTTTATAACCTGATAGTGTTTCCAAGTAAGACCTACAATCCTtgaatttatttcacattttggaCAGAAAAGATAAGGATTTAGGAGGAATAATTATACTGGAAACAAggtaaaacaattttaaaaatccacttaAAGTTTTGGAAAACTAGAttactggggagggggggagatgatttatcaaattaattttcacaaaagCATGACAATAATGATAAAACTGTtagaaaaacttattttcaggaaaaaaaaaaaaccaaaaaacagatGTAACCAGGAAAGTTACTGAAAACTGGAACAAATTCAAAAGAATGTATCAGCAGCTATTATGGGGACAATTTCTAAGAAGAAAGTATGTCAACTGTTTTATCTTAGTGAAGCcatgaaaaaagggaaatgtcaCCTGTTTACAAAAAAGTGAAAGGCATGGAActaatgaaggaaaagaaattatctgGGTGGGTGAAAGGTGATAGACAGTCATGGCTGATACTACCTTTTATTCAACAGTCTAATGCCTTTCTTTCAAAGGACATGGTTATCTTGAAATCATGCATCTTCTGCCTTTTAAAGAAAGgctgtaaaataaaaggtaGTAAAAACTGTACCTGAAGGTATATTGACTAAATCAGTTGAAAATGAATATTGGAAATAATGCTTTGGCTAACAAACAGAATAACTAATtgtattttctagctttttatttttgccattcTGTAATACTAAAATCAAAGTTAGTTAAAACCTTCAATTTCTGCTTTATCTCTTCCAATTTCATTAAGATGTCtatgcaaaaccagcacatacTTTCACCTGCATCAAGAACCAGTCAATCCAGTAATATTCTCTCACAAATCTTTTGACAATCCTGctagacatttttaaatttaaaaaaaaaaaaaagtatttctactCACCAATGGCATTTTGGTTAAATAACTGCTGAAAAGGTTTGATTGCAGCATACTTGCTAGACCCATTAATGTGGATTACAACGAGATTGTCAACCTCTTCAGGATCAATTTGAGTCACTGAAAATCTGCACTCAGTATTCCTGTTCCACTTGTCTTTGATATAATCTTGACATTCTTCAGTGTATGTCTCATacctaaattaaaatacttgtgAGACATGATGGTCTTAAAGAAATCCATTGCTGACTAAAATGGGAGAGAACACCAACCTGTAAAATAGAAAGTACTTGGTATCTTCTGGTGCCCCTTGGCCAGGAAGCCAAGTgcaatggagagaaacagtACTAGAAATGGTGATACGAGTAACACAGGACAAATTAGTGACAGATGTCTCTGGAGCACCTAGAGAGTCAAGGAAttataaagcagaaagaaaaatcttattaCAAAAGTCATAAAAAATTCATGTTCCTAAAACATTTTGATTACAGTCTGTGATCCGTTATATCTGTGTCTATTGTATCCAATTCTCTTCCTTATCACACAGGTCTATCAGTTATGGATGGATGAAGACTCCCAAACAGCGTAAGTAAAGCTGTACCACACAGCACCATTACATATTTCATGTATGCCAAGGCCACATGACCTTTTAATAGCCTAGAGTGTATAAAAGTAAGTTATCTTCGCCTTAGCAAggaatttttagaaaattttatatGGGTTATCCATGTTCTGCACCTCCAGATTGTAGGCCAGGCTCCACAGCAGTAGAGAAGGTCCTGGACGAAATTGTTTTGTAAGATCAGCGTAGCAGGTAGAgaggaaaatgctgtatttttcaagtattaaaCCTGTCACCTTTTGATGTCTAGTCCACAGACCAGGGCAGAACACAAAATTCAGACCTCACCTGCATTTCTTCTTACCTGGCGGAGgtgggattttttccttcacccAGTCACTTCTCATCAGAAGGTCATTATGGAGAAGTAATGTCCGAATGTGTGCGGAGAAACCGTTGTGAAGTGCAACCGTTCGGATACTGTGAGTCTTCTTTGTATcatacttgaaataaaaaaaaatccaataagCATCATGTGTGATGCAAGCCGAATTAAGGGACCTGCAAAGACTGCTTCAGTCTTTGCAAAGAGGCAAACCAGCCAGCTAGCTTAGCTGGTTATATTAAGTGTATAAAGCAAGAGAGTACAAATAATGCACACAAGAAGTGTGCAAGGTTTCTCATTTAAGACAGCAGGACCCTTATCTTACAAAAAATTTGTCTATAGAACACAGCGGTGATGAAACATGGTCTGACACTTTAATGATACCCTGGCATTAATGTGAATTAAGTGAGCTGACTTGAAAGGGGAGCAATATCACTGAAAACCAGTATCCAGCTTCCCCACAAGATGAACGCTGCAGAGATTGCCAATTCCCAGACTAACCCTTGTCCCACCAGAGCTGTAGCCATAAGCATAGCTGAAAGGGAATCTCTCCAGTGCTCAAAGTATACGTTTATGATGTAAGAGAATAAGTGATTCAATATGCCAATCGCTCAAGAGACATATCACACCTACTGCACCCTGGTTTGGTGCAACATGTTTAACTCAACAGGAATTTAACCTTCTTAGGATACTGGACTTTTATCTTACCTCTTCAGGCACAGGGCTTAGGATTTTCACATCATATCTAATAGTGTagtttttttgttcttgattAGGGTTTGGTTTCCAATGTAAAAGTACTTGTGCTAATGCAGAGACTGTAAGGGTGAAGTTAACAGGTGGGAAAACCTGAACTGTAagggagaagaacaaaaatattcataacATAGTAATCCAGTGAAATGTTTAGAGCAATAGCTGTTTTCAAGCAATGAGCGATACAAGCAAATAGTTTCTTTTCAATATTATATTCCCTCAACCGCTTCTTATAAAATGTTTCTagtatttgaaaaatacctttaaataaCAACCAAAACTTCATCAAATAAGAGTTTACTTAAAACTTagcttaaaaaatgaattttacaaCAGTTTCAACTTGAAAATCACAATGATATATTACATTTGGCTTGTTAACTAGGTTCAGGTTTTTCAACTTGATCCTCATAGCCACATTGACACTGGGCATCTGTACTGAAACAGGGCTGATCAAGTGATCAACCATACAAACAATTCTCACCCGCATAAGCTTGCAGAAGAGCATAACATGGTGGCTGTCTAAGAGAAGGCTGACAGCCAGAAGAAGTTATACGcgagaaaagaaacaaaatgatgaaCAGAGGAATTAAgcacaaatggaagaaaacatagAAGGATGGGAATGATAATGTAAAATGACAGGGCAAGAGGGATTCCTGGGGCTCATATGGAAATGAGGAAGATCTCATGCTGGGGGAAAATGTTAGCATATAAATAGCAAGGCAATGAAATAATCAATCTACTCCCTTCCATTGCTAGAGTTCTTCAGAGCCTGTCCCCCCTTAATTaccatctccaaggcagctgaGGGATGTCAGTCCCCACTTCTCTTCTCCTGTGATTTCAACCTTTGATGCCCACTAGTTCAATTTTCAAGCATGCACCTTGCATCAGGAAAACTGCCTCATGAAGGCTCAGAAAACCTCAACACAAACCACCCTGAACTGGTTCCCTTAAAATGTTCCTTGTTGAGATGCCCACAAAAAATGTCACCATTAAGGCTGTTGATATACCAGGATTATGCCAGCAACGCTTTGTGTTGTCGTGTTTCTGCAGCTAACTGCAGTTTTGTTCCTGGAACTAAAATGGCTATCTGGAATAATGCCTTTGCTCCAGCTGGATTAAATTGTTTAATAATCCAGGCCAGGAACTGCTTGCCCAGAGGACACGTGACGTGGCACAGCTTGTGTCTACATGCCTCATGGTTCTTCCTTCTCAAAGCAAAACAGTCGTCAGGCACTGGCTGGGAGCAATCTAGCTCAGACAGGGTACAACTGTCCCAGATAGCATGTTAACACAGCATGGTCATCTGTGGTCCTGTACTCATGGCATGCCATGGACTCTTTTATTCATGTGTAGAATAGTGCCTTTGACCAACACTTAAAGGGGCCTTGGTCACCCACTGGTGCTAAAGCTACACACTGGTAGAAGGAAAATGCCTTACCTGCAGCTTGAGGTGTGTTTGGCTGAACCAAGTTTGTTGTCCAAAGGAGGATCAGAAAAACAATCATCATGCTGGCCATAATCTTTAGATGGTAAATGAGAACAGCCATGTATCAGCATATGTCCCTTGTCACCATTTTACAGAGGCTGATGATAGCTAAAAATTAACACAATCCCAAGTGATAAGCACACAAACCATGGAGCATGGCATACCCACATGATCAAAGGAATGAAGCTGCTACCTTGCAGGGGATAgattcttctcccttccttgcAGGAAAATGCATCTTGTCATAGCTAAATTTAATATAAGTACCAAcaacaatatttcattttgccCCGTTTGCTTTTGCCAGCTCTCTTTGAAAAAGCTACTGGTTTCAAACACTGTCATGTGTGGACGTTCAGAGCAGCAGTCACGGAATTAGAGCATCTCTCCATGGGGAGGAGTGAGTCGGGTTCAGGTATATGGGCTTTTAGTGGAGTCCCATTTACTCCAAGAACAGAAATAACCATATTTTTAGCTGTCACTATATATAAAATGGCTACTTACTGGAATTTACTTTCCAGTTTCTATTTCAATAAAGCTTGCTAAAGAAGCAGTCTCAGTGCTCACCTCAAGGCTAATTCTCCAGTGTTAATTATTGGGTGTAAGAGAaactattttgtttgtttctaatttaaatgaatgactatttttaatgcttaaaaCCAGCATGTTCTTATGCTTCCTACAGATTGTTTCATGAAgtactgggagaaaaaaaatctgtgtgtaATCATTCATGTATAACCTAATATAAACAACATGGAAATacagaacagcagctttccaaaatgttcttacagaagagaaatacgCCCTCCCAGCCCAATCGCACTACTTCCCTGGGGCACTACAGCAATTGCATGTATGGAAAACATAATATTTTCAGATGGTAATGAGCAGAGAAAGCGCCTTTAACCCATCAGTTCTCCCTGAACCTCCAATAAATAACACAGGGACTGGAAGCACTCCAATTGATCACAGTTGGAGTACTTCTGCTATACAGTaactatttttcaaaatggtgTATGAATGCTGAGTTCATTAAAATGACGCATAAGCTACAATACAGTGTGTTTCTTAATGTCCAAGTCAACTCATTATCTATATTCATATTTTGTATGTATCTGCTATTCTGCTAGCCAAAATGTGCACAAGGCTAACTGAACCTCTGGAGTTTGCTAACGGATTATTCCTGGGGAGCCAGGGTTTGGTCTTCTGTATGTTGGGTTATTGAAAGACATTTTGGCCAGACATTTTGGTTCTTCCAAAATGTATATGAATCACAAGCAATCAGGTAATTATTATTCACACCGTACATTTATGCCTACACAATGCCTCCAAGACTATTTCCTATTGCATTACCATTCATGAAAAGTCTGTTCTTTTGGATTTTCTCACTTGAACACCATGGAAATCTCTGCTTCACAAGATTATGTTATTCTGGAGGGCATTATGTGGACTGAACACAAGTTTACAATGGCACCTAATCTCTGCCACACCTATACTGCTATATCTgattaaaaactaatttaaaaaactgcTAGAACATGACACTTTTCCAATGTGCTTTTGTACAAATTACTGGCATCAGGCTTTCTTTCCTACTTCAAAAAACATTGTTTCATTTACCTGATGAGACTATTAAATACACTAGTAACTTGTCTTAtctatttaaaa from Aquila chrysaetos chrysaetos chromosome 20, bAquChr1.4, whole genome shotgun sequence includes these protein-coding regions:
- the IL5RA gene encoding interleukin-5 receptor subunit alpha: MAVLIYHLKIMASMMIVFLILLWTTNLVQPNTPQAAVQVFPPVNFTLTVSALAQVLLHWKPNPNQEQKNYTIRYDVKILSPVPEEYDTKKTHSIRTVALHNGFSAHIRTLLLHNDLLMRSDWVKEKIPPPPGAPETSVTNLSCVTRITISSTVSLHCTWLPGQGAPEDTKYFLFYRYETYTEECQDYIKDKWNRNTECRFSVTQIDPEEVDNLVVIHINGSSKYAAIKPFQQLFNQNAIAKVNVPRNVTVFLEQNDLLATWEKPISPFPKECFEYEFYFFNLKSGNKQILKISSNDFRLRIDVTSRYSIQIRANHHICCMRGFWSDWSEVIYVGQNKLENPVAWILTVLCVFTCCTFLLVAIICKINQVWSKLFPPIPTPSNKFRDPFPNDYERARTYTSETETEFSSFAEDLYCSTLDDSVF